From a region of the Pseudanabaena sp. ABRG5-3 genome:
- a CDS encoding gamma carbonic anhydrase family protein, with the protein MRLPYSQLPIPDLSKAAFIANDAVVVGDVHLSDRVNIWYKVVIRADVNRMDIGYCTNIQDGTIIHGDPDKPLVIGDYVTIGHRAVIHCSEIGRGCLIGMGAILLEGVKIGAGSIVGAGAVVTKDVPAGVVVAGVPAKVMRELSEAEQQDAIAHAENYYQLSLLHI; encoded by the coding sequence ATGCGTCTTCCCTATTCTCAACTTCCCATTCCCGATCTCAGTAAAGCCGCTTTTATTGCCAATGATGCGGTGGTAGTTGGCGATGTACATCTTAGCGATCGCGTGAATATTTGGTACAAAGTCGTCATCCGAGCCGATGTCAACCGCATGGATATTGGCTACTGCACCAATATTCAAGATGGCACAATCATCCACGGCGATCCCGACAAACCATTAGTGATCGGCGATTACGTAACCATTGGACATCGAGCCGTAATTCACTGTTCCGAAATAGGGAGAGGTTGCTTAATTGGGATGGGAGCAATTCTGCTTGAAGGGGTAAAAATTGGTGCGGGTAGTATTGTGGGAGCGGGAGCCGTGGTGACGAAAGATGTGCCTGCGGGTGTGGTGGTGGCAGGTGTGCCAGCAAAAGTAATGCGCGAACTTTCGGAAGCCGAACAACAAGATGCGATCGCCCATGCCGAAAATTATTACCAGCTATCGCTGTTGCACATTTAG
- a CDS encoding ABC transporter ATP-binding protein, with translation MSPSPASDQAPTQTTDLLLSVCNLQVSFRGDEGLVHAVKNVSFDLAQGQTLGIVGESGSGKSATALAIMGLLGESGKITNGQVLFRPKGSHPVDLVRVSPQKMLQYRGDRMAMVFQEPMTSLNPLFTCGYQVIEAIQMHQKVSKEEAETRTIQLFNEVQLPNPEQLIERYPHELSGGQLQRVMIAMAISCNPQLIIADEPTTALDVTVQAAILKLLKEIQRSRQMSMIFITHDLGILAEIADRAIVMNQGEIVESGDTQSIFQSPKHPYTKGLIACRPQPDRQLRLLPTVSDFMELQNGVIVEKEPSDPRYLEVVPPEETAARLSELQKQEPLLSVQNLRIEFPIRSILGLKKRYLVAVNNISFDVYPGETLGLVGESGCGKTTTGRAILGLTNSVMGSVKFEGREISKLNGEALQNLRCDLQVIFQDPYGSLNPRMSVGDAIAEPLIVHSHQERFQRYRKAEARKERVAYLLERVGLTASAMRRYPHEFSGGQRQRICIARALALNPKLIVADEPVSALDVSVQAQVLNLLKELQAEFGLTYIFISHDLGVVKFMSDRIMVMNKGAIVELDTAESIYTNPQQEYTQKLISAIPKALVLQ, from the coding sequence ATGTCACCATCTCCAGCTTCTGACCAAGCCCCGACCCAGACTACAGATTTATTGCTTTCGGTATGCAACTTGCAAGTTAGCTTCCGTGGCGATGAGGGACTCGTCCATGCTGTCAAAAATGTTTCCTTCGATCTTGCTCAAGGTCAAACCCTTGGCATCGTCGGCGAATCTGGCTCTGGTAAATCGGCAACAGCTTTGGCAATTATGGGTTTGTTAGGAGAATCAGGCAAAATTACTAACGGGCAGGTGCTATTTCGTCCCAAGGGCAGCCATCCCGTAGATCTGGTGCGCGTGTCGCCTCAGAAAATGCTGCAATATCGCGGCGATCGCATGGCGATGGTATTTCAGGAACCGATGACCTCGCTCAATCCTCTATTTACCTGTGGCTATCAGGTTATCGAAGCGATCCAAATGCATCAGAAAGTTTCTAAGGAAGAAGCCGAGACTCGCACGATCCAGTTATTTAATGAGGTGCAATTACCCAATCCTGAGCAATTAATCGAACGCTATCCCCATGAGCTTTCTGGCGGACAATTGCAACGGGTGATGATTGCGATGGCGATTTCCTGTAATCCTCAGTTGATTATTGCCGACGAACCGACTACGGCGCTCGATGTGACCGTACAGGCGGCGATTCTGAAATTGCTCAAGGAAATTCAGCGATCGCGCCAGATGTCGATGATTTTTATTACCCACGATCTGGGGATTTTGGCGGAGATTGCCGATCGCGCGATCGTCATGAACCAAGGGGAAATTGTCGAATCAGGGGATACGCAATCGATCTTCCAAAGTCCCAAACATCCCTATACCAAAGGCTTGATTGCTTGCCGTCCTCAGCCCGATCGCCAGTTGCGTTTGTTACCAACGGTCAGCGACTTTATGGAATTACAGAACGGTGTCATCGTTGAGAAAGAACCTTCCGATCCGCGCTATTTAGAAGTTGTGCCTCCCGAAGAAACAGCCGCGCGTTTGAGTGAACTCCAAAAGCAAGAACCACTGCTTTCTGTGCAAAATCTCAGGATTGAATTTCCAATTCGCAGTATTTTAGGTTTAAAAAAACGTTATCTCGTCGCAGTTAATAATATTAGCTTTGATGTCTACCCGGGGGAAACCCTTGGACTTGTGGGCGAGTCGGGCTGTGGCAAAACGACGACGGGACGCGCAATTTTAGGCTTAACCAATTCTGTGATGGGTTCCGTAAAGTTTGAAGGTAGAGAAATCTCTAAGCTCAATGGTGAGGCTCTCCAGAATTTACGCTGTGATTTGCAGGTGATATTCCAAGATCCCTATGGTTCCCTCAATCCAAGGATGTCCGTTGGTGATGCGATCGCTGAACCATTGATCGTCCATAGCCATCAAGAACGCTTTCAACGCTATCGTAAAGCCGAAGCTCGAAAAGAAAGAGTTGCTTATTTGCTAGAGCGAGTTGGTTTGACGGCAAGTGCCATGCGCCGCTATCCCCATGAATTTTCAGGTGGACAACGTCAGCGTATTTGCATTGCCAGAGCCTTAGCCCTAAATCCCAAATTGATCGTCGCCGATGAACCTGTTTCCGCCCTTGATGTTTCCGTACAGGCACAGGTTCTCAATTTATTAAAGGAACTACAAGCGGAGTTCGGATTAACCTATATTTTCATTTCCCACGATCTTGGTGTGGTCAAGTTTATGAGCGATCGCATCATGGTGATGAACAAAGGTGCGATCGTCGAACTAGATACCGCCGAATCAATCTATACCAATCCTCAACAGGAATATACCCAAAAGCTAATCAGCGCAATTCCAAAGGCTCTAGTTTTACAGTAA
- a CDS encoding Uma2 family endonuclease: MILQMPPSQKIIYPDDDGLPMSNNTEQFDWIVMIKENLECLFANDPNVFVAGDLLWYPIEGDNTTRTAPDAMVVFGRPKGRRGSYMQWVEEGIAPQVAFEILSPGNRTGEMAKKLKFYERYGVEEYYLYDPSDVELTGWQRIGNELEVIDAIDGWVSPRLGIRFDLSGEQLELYFPDGKKFTSLKDASEKLLQAEQQAQLEKQRADRLAAKLRELGIEDEI; encoded by the coding sequence ATGATTTTACAAATGCCACCTTCTCAAAAAATTATTTATCCTGACGATGACGGGCTGCCAATGAGCAACAATACTGAGCAATTTGACTGGATTGTCATGATTAAAGAGAACTTGGAATGTCTCTTTGCCAATGATCCTAATGTATTTGTTGCAGGTGATTTACTCTGGTATCCCATTGAAGGTGATAATACAACTCGCACGGCTCCCGATGCGATGGTGGTATTTGGTAGACCGAAGGGCAGACGTGGTTCCTATATGCAATGGGTTGAGGAAGGTATTGCTCCTCAGGTTGCCTTCGAGATTCTTTCCCCAGGCAATAGAACTGGTGAAATGGCAAAGAAACTGAAATTCTACGAGCGTTATGGCGTTGAGGAATATTATCTTTACGATCCTAGTGATGTCGAGTTAACGGGCTGGCAACGCATAGGCAATGAGCTAGAGGTAATTGATGCCATTGATGGTTGGGTTAGCCCTAGATTGGGTATTCGTTTTGATCTCAGTGGTGAACAATTAGAGCTTTATTTCCCTGATGGTAAGAAATTCACAAGTCTGAAGGATGCCTCAGAAAAGTTGCTTCAGGCTGAACAACAAGCTCAACTCGAAAAACAACGCGCCGATCGCTTGGCAGCAAAATTACGAGAACTGGGCATTGAAGATGAAATTTAA
- a CDS encoding ATP-binding protein, translating to MCASRQQRDQCIDFLSKAINLFDGLRHIKHGEEMYQLAHTISKFIQARSVLSLLDIDPPIIPEGNVLRSDAWFVVKEIFSTVEELRIVIHSTSRSARSFALNRSLGHIIESIKKLKSFSKSHVRFETPIILNVVEIIQEYLFSVSGLIGQIEIKEPIINPYIIGDPVLGNRFIGREDILRQLEELWFINTSPQSVILYGHRRMGKTSILRNATTKVNTEVRVAYVNLLSVSSASNGITDILMAICDALEEITEIPVPSNNDLFQFPETTFRRYLEQITKTFTGKGLIIALDEFEKIEELIDAGKLSKGFLGFLRGMVHMSSKIAFAFAGLHKLQEMNADYFQPFYASFIPISVAFLTRDATHQVLANPDPEFLLEYEPATLDHIYDLTNGQPYLTQLIGFQLVRMFNDYVFEQGKPRDRTFTIDDVRTICSGENFFTTGIHYFKGVWDQAAEGATHQQDILKALAPHPQGLTESELISQTNLPKETLQAALKPLKDHDVIRSQKTNEMVNWAIAVELFRNWVVKYKLNSVDS from the coding sequence ATGTGTGCAAGCAGGCAACAAAGGGATCAATGTATTGATTTTCTCTCCAAAGCAATAAACCTTTTTGATGGTTTACGTCATATTAAGCATGGTGAGGAAATGTATCAACTAGCTCATACCATAAGCAAATTTATCCAAGCACGAAGTGTTTTATCTCTTCTCGATATCGATCCTCCAATAATTCCTGAAGGTAATGTATTAAGATCTGATGCTTGGTTTGTAGTAAAAGAAATCTTTTCTACTGTAGAAGAATTGCGTATAGTTATACATTCTACTTCACGTTCTGCAAGATCGTTTGCTCTAAACAGATCTCTTGGTCATATCATAGAGAGTATTAAAAAATTAAAATCTTTTTCTAAGAGCCATGTTAGATTTGAAACTCCAATCATTTTAAATGTTGTAGAAATCATACAAGAATATCTATTTTCTGTTTCTGGGTTAATTGGACAAATTGAAATTAAAGAACCAATTATTAATCCGTATATCATAGGAGATCCAGTTCTCGGCAATAGATTCATCGGACGAGAAGACATTCTCCGCCAACTTGAAGAACTCTGGTTTATCAACACTAGCCCCCAATCCGTGATCCTCTATGGACATCGCCGCATGGGTAAAACCTCCATTCTCCGCAACGCCACTACCAAAGTTAATACCGAAGTTCGCGTTGCCTACGTTAACCTCCTCAGCGTTAGTAGCGCCAGCAATGGCATTACTGACATCCTCATGGCAATTTGCGACGCACTCGAAGAAATTACCGAAATTCCTGTACCAAGCAATAACGACCTGTTCCAATTCCCAGAAACCACATTTCGCCGCTATTTAGAGCAAATCACGAAAACCTTCACAGGCAAAGGGCTAATCATCGCCCTCGACGAATTCGAGAAAATCGAAGAACTGATCGATGCAGGTAAACTAAGCAAAGGCTTTCTTGGCTTCCTGCGTGGCATGGTGCATATGAGCAGCAAAATCGCCTTTGCCTTTGCAGGACTGCACAAACTCCAAGAAATGAACGCCGACTACTTCCAGCCCTTCTATGCCAGCTTCATTCCCATCTCCGTCGCCTTCCTCACCCGTGACGCAACCCACCAAGTCCTCGCCAACCCCGATCCCGAATTTCTCCTCGAATACGAACCCGCCACCCTTGACCATATCTACGACCTCACTAACGGACAACCCTACCTCACCCAACTGATCGGCTTCCAACTCGTGCGAATGTTTAACGACTATGTGTTCGAGCAAGGCAAACCCCGCGATCGCACCTTCACCATCGATGATGTACGCACCATCTGCTCAGGCGAAAACTTCTTCACCACAGGAATTCACTATTTCAAAGGAGTTTGGGATCAAGCCGCTGAAGGTGCAACCCATCAGCAAGATATTCTCAAAGCCCTAGCTCCTCATCCCCAAGGACTCACCGAATCAGAACTAATCTCACAAACTAATCTACCTAAAGAAACTCTGCAAGCTGCCCTCAAACCCCTCAAAGATCACGATGTAATCCGCAGTCAAAAAACTAATGAGATGGTTAATTGGGCGATTGCAGTCGAACTCTTTCGCAATTGGGTAGTGAAATATAAACTGAACTCAGTAGACTCCTAA
- the msrP gene encoding protein-methionine-sulfoxide reductase catalytic subunit MsrP, with the protein MTLIKILPDWFLPESQATSESVYLNRRRFLKNAGLGSLSMMGLLAGCQTLEEKKAIVKQQISNERLKAITAARNLAFTLDRPLTEEYSAAVYTNFYEFSGDKDVWKYVDKFQPHPWTIEVTGLVAKPQKFAIEDLIAKMPIEERLYRHRCVEAWAMAVPWMGFPLKRLIELVEPKANATHVKFTTFLRTEQASRQILHNQPWPYTEGLTIKEAMNELAFMAVGIYGHELPKQHGAPIRLVLPWKYGYKSIKSIEKIEFSDRQPATFWNTRIPEEYDFAANVNPNIPHPRWSQASEKMLGTGDRYATQMYNGYASYVASLY; encoded by the coding sequence ATGACCTTGATCAAAATTCTTCCTGATTGGTTTCTGCCCGAAAGTCAAGCCACATCAGAGTCGGTGTATCTAAATCGTCGCCGATTTTTAAAGAATGCTGGTCTAGGGAGCCTGAGTATGATGGGTTTGCTGGCAGGTTGTCAAACCCTCGAAGAGAAAAAAGCGATCGTCAAGCAACAAATATCGAATGAGCGACTGAAAGCAATTACCGCCGCTCGCAATCTTGCCTTTACCCTCGATCGCCCTCTCACCGAAGAATATAGTGCGGCTGTCTATACCAACTTCTATGAATTCAGTGGAGACAAAGATGTATGGAAATATGTGGATAAATTTCAGCCCCATCCTTGGACGATAGAAGTCACGGGACTGGTAGCGAAACCTCAGAAATTTGCGATCGAGGACTTAATCGCGAAAATGCCCATCGAAGAGAGGCTTTATCGCCATCGCTGTGTAGAGGCTTGGGCAATGGCAGTACCTTGGATGGGCTTCCCTCTAAAGCGTTTAATCGAGTTAGTGGAACCAAAAGCAAATGCTACTCACGTCAAGTTCACCACATTTTTGCGGACTGAACAGGCAAGTAGACAGATTTTGCACAATCAGCCTTGGCCCTATACGGAAGGATTAACGATTAAAGAAGCGATGAATGAACTGGCTTTTATGGCTGTTGGTATTTACGGGCATGAATTACCGAAACAGCATGGCGCTCCGATTCGATTAGTGCTGCCTTGGAAATATGGCTACAAGAGTATTAAATCCATTGAGAAAATCGAATTTAGCGATCGCCAACCTGCCACATTTTGGAACACTCGTATTCCCGAAGAATATGATTTTGCCGCGAATGTCAATCCGAATATCCCTCATCCACGCTGGTCTCAGGCGAGTGAAAAAATGTTAGGAACAGGCGATCGCTATGCTACGCAAATGTATAACGGCTATGCGTCCTATGTTGCTAGTTTGTACTAA
- a CDS encoding DUF3095 domain-containing protein gives MSIQGSPQQNTDNEDFYANLPVLENFVDITHSENFYAVPKDWAVIITDIADSTKAIEAGRYKDVNLLGACSIIVILNLVGDLEIPFVFGGDGASLLIPPKFIPDAERALLAVQKMATEEFNLILRTGIVPLEAITSSYDVKIAKLRISDNYTQAIIRGGGISYATRLVKDKATTDLYSPKLNHKYAIADFSGLECRWQDIPTRHEEILSLIVQVTAPSQTQIDNLYREVINQIDRIYGKDTECHPVVTENLQLAFRGKNLLSETRVFEASQGWIKQTLYLWKIRMINLLGLLLMTFNIKTGTFNWGDYKQIVSEATDFKKFDDVLRMVISGRTKQRQKLADYLEKKFQEGRLVYGFHVSDRALMTCLVFERDGRQVHFVDGADGGYALAAKQMKELMKS, from the coding sequence ATGAGTATTCAAGGCTCTCCACAACAGAATACTGATAATGAAGACTTTTATGCGAATCTACCTGTACTTGAAAATTTTGTAGATATTACTCATAGTGAGAATTTTTATGCAGTTCCTAAAGACTGGGCAGTAATTATTACCGATATTGCCGACTCCACAAAAGCGATCGAGGCAGGGAGATATAAGGATGTCAATCTTTTAGGGGCTTGCTCCATTATTGTTATTTTAAATCTAGTTGGAGACCTAGAGATTCCCTTTGTATTTGGTGGCGATGGAGCCTCGCTTCTGATTCCTCCAAAATTTATTCCCGATGCTGAGCGTGCTTTACTAGCAGTTCAAAAAATGGCTACTGAGGAATTTAACCTGATCCTACGTACTGGCATTGTTCCACTAGAAGCGATTACATCAAGCTATGATGTCAAAATTGCTAAGTTGCGAATCTCAGACAACTATACCCAAGCAATCATCAGAGGTGGCGGTATTAGTTACGCGACGAGACTAGTTAAGGACAAAGCAACAACGGATTTATATAGTCCTAAGCTGAATCATAAATATGCGATCGCTGATTTCTCTGGTTTAGAATGCCGATGGCAAGATATCCCCACCCGTCACGAAGAAATTTTGAGTTTAATTGTGCAAGTGACCGCACCAAGTCAGACGCAGATCGACAATCTCTATCGTGAAGTAATTAACCAAATAGATCGCATCTATGGCAAAGATACAGAATGCCATCCAGTTGTGACGGAAAACCTACAACTTGCTTTTCGAGGGAAAAATTTATTGTCGGAAACGAGAGTTTTTGAAGCTTCTCAGGGGTGGATCAAACAAACTTTATATCTATGGAAAATCCGTATGATTAATTTGTTAGGACTACTCCTGATGACTTTTAATATCAAGACAGGAACCTTTAATTGGGGTGATTACAAGCAGATTGTCTCGGAAGCCACGGACTTCAAAAAATTTGATGATGTATTGCGGATGGTGATTTCGGGTAGAACTAAACAGCGTCAAAAACTAGCTGATTATTTAGAGAAAAAGTTTCAAGAGGGGCGCTTAGTATATGGCTTTCATGTATCCGATCGCGCATTGATGACCTGTTTAGTTTTTGAACGCGATGGTCGTCAGGTGCATTTTGTGGATGGGGCTGATGGGGGTTATGCCCTAGCGGCCAAGCAGATGAAGGAACTGATGAAAAGTTAA
- a CDS encoding DUF29 domain-containing protein, which produces MTQAINSPSLYEQDILLWVEETVAKLKAHDFENLDLENLIEEVESLGISQKKELISRLITLLEHLLKRLYVDLPYDYNGWERTIRNQRNGLQVLLKQVPSLKTRWHDSFTDAWEIALKTVREEYRQVDFPDQWQFDQEIETMLNNRFWEQE; this is translated from the coding sequence ATGACACAAGCAATAAATTCCCCATCACTTTATGAACAGGATATTTTACTCTGGGTTGAGGAAACAGTTGCTAAACTCAAAGCCCATGATTTTGAGAATTTAGATCTGGAAAATTTAATCGAAGAGGTAGAGTCTTTGGGGATTTCGCAGAAAAAAGAATTGATTAGTCGCTTAATTACTTTACTGGAACATTTGCTAAAGCGTCTTTATGTTGATCTTCCCTATGACTATAACGGATGGGAACGAACAATCCGTAATCAGCGCAATGGTCTTCAGGTTTTGCTGAAACAAGTTCCAAGTCTAAAAACTCGGTGGCATGATAGCTTTACTGATGCTTGGGAGATTGCCCTTAAAACTGTGCGTGAAGAATATCGACAAGTAGATTTTCCTGATCAATGGCAATTTGATCAGGAAATAGAAACTATGCTCAACAATCGCTTTTGGGAACAGGAATAG
- the gshA gene encoding glutamate--cysteine ligase yields the protein MLLSKGFEVEIYTSTPTGDVIGFSDRIVANLHGFVREPDSRNVEYITPPFLKYEPLLMALVEPRQKLRSYLRSLGDYTLMPGSTLALGGTDRFYRSDPNNPYHTYIEQTYGTDVVTASIHINVGIPDLELLIAACRLIRLEAPLYLALSAASPFLNGKATGFHSSRWQMFPKTPKEVPLFRDHHHFVEWTEQQLQLGTMQNVRHLWSSVRPNGDNRPYNLNRLELRISDLVIDPVALLAITSLLEMRLTQFLEAGIGSSLDPLAPNSSKFTPSELAAIADRNEIAAATNSLDAVLTHWQTGEEITAREWVSNLYEELRSRAKDSGVWCFLSPLKKILEQGNEAQRWLAAYHNGLSPGQIMTDAIASAEKMDKELAEALLLI from the coding sequence GTGCTTTTATCTAAAGGCTTTGAAGTAGAAATATATACCTCTACACCAACGGGGGATGTGATTGGCTTTAGCGATCGCATCGTGGCAAATCTGCATGGGTTTGTGCGCGAACCCGATAGCCGCAATGTCGAATACATCACTCCACCTTTTCTCAAATATGAGCCATTACTGATGGCTTTGGTGGAACCACGCCAAAAACTCCGCAGCTATTTGCGATCGCTAGGCGATTACACCTTGATGCCAGGGAGTACGCTTGCCCTAGGAGGAACCGATCGTTTTTATCGCTCCGATCCCAATAATCCCTACCACACCTACATCGAACAGACTTATGGCACGGATGTAGTCACTGCGAGTATTCATATTAATGTTGGTATTCCTGATTTAGAGCTGTTAATTGCCGCCTGTCGCCTCATTCGCCTCGAAGCACCCCTCTATCTAGCGCTCAGTGCTGCATCCCCTTTCCTCAATGGTAAGGCAACTGGTTTCCATTCTTCCCGTTGGCAAATGTTTCCCAAAACACCAAAGGAAGTTCCTCTTTTCCGCGATCATCATCATTTTGTGGAATGGACAGAGCAGCAGTTGCAATTGGGAACGATGCAAAATGTGCGCCATCTCTGGTCATCGGTGCGCCCCAATGGTGACAATCGCCCCTACAATCTCAATCGCTTAGAGTTAAGAATTTCCGATCTAGTGATTGATCCTGTGGCTCTATTAGCAATCACTTCCCTTTTAGAAATGCGCCTCACTCAATTTCTCGAAGCAGGAATTGGCTCATCCCTCGATCCCCTTGCACCTAATTCTAGTAAATTTACACCGAGTGAACTTGCGGCAATTGCCGATCGCAATGAAATTGCCGCAGCTACCAATAGTCTTGATGCAGTGTTAACCCATTGGCAGACGGGTGAAGAGATTACAGCGCGGGAATGGGTGTCCAATCTCTACGAAGAATTGCGATCGCGGGCAAAGGATTCAGGTGTGTGGTGTTTCCTCTCGCCCTTAAAGAAAATCCTCGAACAGGGTAATGAAGCGCAACGTTGGCTAGCGGCTTATCATAACGGGCTTAGTCCTGGCCAAATCATGACCGATGCGATCGCTAGTGCCGAAAAGATGGATAAGGAACTAGCAGAAGCTCTATTACTAATCTAA
- a CDS encoding Uma2 family endonuclease — protein MTQALSRPTTSSEQDRDQHLIYSGITWEQFKLIQAGFADSNRVRLFYYQDTIEILMPGYTHEFYKTIIGFLIELFCLENGIEFEPTGSMTQQREGEVSVEPDESYYFGTSKPTPDLVIEVVFTSGSPKKLQRYQALEIPEVWFWQDGIFSLYRLRDRTYEVISQSEIPELAGLDIELLTRCVAMAKTSRLEAANTFRNALKK, from the coding sequence ATGACCCAAGCCCTAAGTCGCCCCACCACATCTAGCGAACAAGATCGCGATCAACACCTTATCTATTCGGGCATCACTTGGGAGCAGTTTAAGCTCATCCAAGCAGGTTTTGCTGATTCAAATAGAGTAAGGCTTTTTTATTATCAAGATACTATCGAAATTCTCATGCCAGGATACACCCACGAATTCTATAAAACAATTATTGGTTTCCTGATCGAACTTTTTTGCTTAGAGAATGGCATTGAGTTTGAGCCAACAGGGTCGATGACTCAACAGCGTGAGGGGGAAGTTTCGGTTGAGCCAGATGAATCGTACTATTTTGGAACATCAAAGCCCACTCCTGACTTAGTAATCGAAGTTGTCTTTACTAGCGGTAGCCCTAAGAAGTTACAACGTTATCAAGCTTTGGAGATTCCTGAAGTATGGTTTTGGCAAGATGGCATATTTAGTCTCTATCGTTTACGCGATCGCACCTATGAAGTGATTTCCCAGAGTGAGATTCCAGAGCTTGCGGGTTTAGATATAGAGTTATTGACTCGCTGTGTCGCGATGGCAAAAACTTCACGATTAGAAGCAGCAAATACTTTCCGTAATGCTCTTAAAAAGTAA
- a CDS encoding ATP-binding protein, translating into MANWRLNGDGQKFFEERLKEKGWFSLNDTQLSDQLRVDRSIVAKLRNGKQEGHKSKLEDVMIALGEDSEKVKSEAFARKYFQEIKNSPKSQLEQEIISAAKETLVIQDNLGEFDNPFQPTNCRIENPEQFFNREKEVRTIFEYLNSGSGVELLGDRQIGKSSVLLQVERLAETMLRVKREPIYFNLQEVHTEDEFYEAFCEKLGIETCKGYGFFRAMRDKRLLLLLDEAEKMSWDGFTRQIREQLRSLAEGGNAPLRLVVAARTPLDDLFPDSHESGMTSPFQGICVRVDLKAWEQPTVQRFITSKLENTGVCFSNTEMEKLWFESQGHPQKLMKACFDLYRQYC; encoded by the coding sequence TTGGCTAACTGGAGACTCAATGGCGATGGTCAAAAATTCTTTGAAGAGCGATTAAAGGAAAAAGGTTGGTTTTCTTTGAATGACACTCAACTCTCTGATCAGCTAAGAGTGGATAGATCTATTGTGGCAAAATTGAGAAATGGCAAACAAGAGGGACATAAAAGCAAACTTGAAGATGTCATGATTGCGCTTGGTGAGGATTCTGAAAAGGTTAAATCAGAGGCATTTGCAAGGAAGTATTTTCAAGAGATTAAGAACTCTCCCAAATCTCAATTAGAACAGGAGATAATCTCTGCTGCAAAAGAGACATTGGTAATCCAAGATAATTTAGGAGAGTTTGATAATCCTTTTCAGCCAACTAATTGCAGAATTGAAAATCCTGAGCAGTTTTTTAATCGAGAGAAAGAAGTACGCACTATTTTTGAGTATTTGAATAGTGGTAGTGGGGTAGAGTTGTTGGGCGATCGCCAAATTGGTAAGTCGTCGGTATTGCTACAGGTCGAGCGACTGGCGGAAACTATGCTAAGGGTGAAGCGAGAACCGATTTACTTTAATTTGCAGGAAGTACATACGGAAGATGAGTTTTATGAGGCTTTTTGCGAGAAGTTAGGTATAGAGACTTGTAAGGGATATGGCTTTTTTCGGGCGATGCGAGATAAACGGTTGCTGTTGCTATTGGATGAGGCGGAAAAGATGTCTTGGGATGGGTTTACGCGGCAGATACGGGAGCAATTACGCAGTCTTGCGGAAGGTGGAAATGCTCCATTAAGGTTGGTGGTAGCGGCTCGAACTCCTTTGGATGATTTGTTTCCAGATAGTCATGAGAGTGGAATGACTTCACCTTTTCAGGGGATTTGCGTGCGAGTGGATCTCAAGGCTTGGGAGCAGCCAACAGTACAAAGATTTATTACTTCAAAACTTGAGAATACTGGGGTTTGCTTTAGTAATACTGAAATGGAAAAATTGTGGTTTGAGAGCCAAGGACATCCACAAAAACTGATGAAAGCTTGTTTTGATCTATATCGTCAATATTGCTAA
- a CDS encoding ribonuclease HII, with translation MKSPPSAEISLDWWKSAIFTIMNREDLRSLEIANYPVAGVDEVGRGCLFGEVVAAAVILPIEKMAYLADLGVTDSKKLSASRREQLDKIIREVVIAYAIGTASVAEIDQTNILAASLLAMERAISQLDPQPKHCLVDGNQPLRFQLIEPMPQTTVVQGDSLSISIAAASIVAKVWRDRQMLELAKTYTGYDIATNKGYGTPKHREAIKKLGYTDLHRQTFKIRVAK, from the coding sequence ATGAAATCTCCGCCTTCGGCGGAGATTTCATTAGATTGGTGGAAAAGCGCTATATTTACCATTATGAACCGAGAAGATTTGCGATCGCTAGAAATTGCCAACTATCCAGTTGCAGGAGTTGATGAAGTTGGTCGAGGTTGCCTTTTTGGTGAAGTGGTCGCCGCAGCAGTAATTTTGCCCATTGAGAAAATGGCATATTTAGCAGATTTAGGCGTAACCGATAGCAAAAAGCTGTCAGCATCAAGGCGTGAGCAGTTAGACAAGATTATTCGTGAAGTAGTGATCGCCTATGCAATTGGTACTGCCTCGGTTGCAGAAATCGATCAGACCAATATTCTCGCCGCAAGTCTGTTAGCAATGGAAAGGGCGATTTCTCAACTCGACCCACAGCCCAAGCATTGTTTAGTTGATGGTAATCAGCCTTTACGCTTTCAACTAATTGAGCCTATGCCCCAAACAACCGTAGTTCAGGGCGATTCGTTATCGATTTCCATTGCGGCGGCGAGTATTGTGGCGAAGGTGTGGCGCGATCGCCAAATGCTCGAACTTGCCAAAACCTATACAGGATATGATATTGCTACGAATAAAGGTTATGGAACTCCCAAGCATCGAGAGGCAATTAAGAAACTTGGTTACACCGACCTCCATCGGCAAACATTTAAGATTCGTGTAGCAAAATAA